The Verrucomicrobium spinosum DSM 4136 = JCM 18804 genome includes a region encoding these proteins:
- a CDS encoding sigma-70 family RNA polymerase sigma factor produces MSPPSTFTPPPPEDRTEAFLRLLTQHDRQLALYVTGLVPAAQDAQDILQEGKVVMWRCFDRFELGTNFPAWARKILFHQVIAHRRRVKKENTETIGARALELLSDEAESAITEGRWVAREQALAQCLAKLNADHRNIIQMRYRDEASIDRIARAVERTETAVYRLLSRLRQNLYQCVERSSQTQTP; encoded by the coding sequence ATGAGCCCACCTTCCACTTTCACCCCACCTCCACCCGAGGACCGCACCGAGGCCTTCTTGCGGTTGCTGACCCAGCATGACCGTCAGCTCGCCCTGTACGTCACCGGCCTGGTACCAGCGGCTCAGGACGCCCAGGATATCCTGCAGGAGGGCAAGGTGGTGATGTGGCGTTGTTTTGACCGCTTCGAACTCGGCACCAATTTCCCCGCCTGGGCGCGGAAGATCCTTTTCCACCAGGTGATCGCGCACCGTCGGCGGGTGAAAAAAGAGAACACGGAGACCATAGGAGCACGCGCCCTGGAGCTGCTCAGTGATGAAGCAGAGTCAGCCATCACGGAAGGCCGCTGGGTGGCCCGCGAGCAGGCTCTGGCCCAGTGTCTGGCCAAGCTCAATGCCGATCATCGCAACATCATCCAAATGCGATATCGCGACGAAGCCTCGATCGACCGCATCGCCCGCGCCGTGGAAAGAACAGAGACTGCCGTGTACCGCCTGCTCAGCCGACTGCGACAGAACCTTTATCAATGCGTAGAACGCTCCAGCCAGACCCAGACCCCATGA
- a CDS encoding DNRLRE domain-containing protein, giving the protein MTDAELQQLADLVHAHIEGRLTLTQREALEVAIEAGGASRRIIADLLRDHAVLHWDHVGPEAQANGIEQFREGVHPAPESATRPIKLKRALWLPLTLAASVALLALAAGMLIGRQVAEPATFATLVHADAATWGGGSLPTAVGSRLARGKFRLEEGLATVKFDSGATVTLESPAEFEIQDAMNASLVAGTAVADVPESAHGFRIVTPSARVVDHGTRFAINVESDTGATRTHVFEGLVEVEHPTTDKVVQLRTGQKNRVEGDHLDPVSLGPVEERWSAQPATVLQRGREWKLISTRDGRGKDGYTASVINEHTSTTQLLVKSSEQKSGPRRKAYLGFDLSTIPRQNINAAELILTFEPTGWGLASAVPDCEFEVYAITREELENWDPNHLPWASAPANVTKGNAVDLAAARLLGSFTVPRGVQKGEFTLQSEALRDFLREDANGQVTLMIFRKTIEINDNGLVHGMASSRHPYLPPPTLALKLADP; this is encoded by the coding sequence ATGACCGACGCTGAACTCCAACAACTGGCGGACCTCGTGCATGCTCACATCGAGGGGCGGCTCACCCTCACCCAGCGCGAGGCCCTGGAAGTGGCCATCGAGGCTGGCGGAGCATCCCGTCGCATCATCGCGGATCTACTGCGAGATCACGCGGTGCTCCATTGGGACCACGTGGGACCGGAGGCGCAGGCCAATGGCATTGAACAATTCAGAGAAGGAGTTCATCCGGCTCCGGAAAGCGCCACCAGACCAATCAAGCTGAAGCGTGCCCTGTGGTTGCCGCTGACTCTCGCCGCGAGCGTGGCCCTCCTGGCGCTGGCGGCAGGGATGTTGATTGGCAGGCAGGTAGCGGAGCCTGCCACCTTTGCCACGCTGGTGCATGCCGACGCCGCCACCTGGGGCGGAGGCAGTCTGCCCACCGCCGTGGGGTCCCGCCTCGCCAGGGGCAAGTTTCGACTTGAAGAGGGGCTGGCCACCGTGAAATTCGACTCCGGGGCCACCGTGACCTTGGAGTCGCCCGCGGAGTTTGAAATCCAGGACGCCATGAACGCCAGCCTCGTGGCGGGCACCGCTGTCGCAGACGTGCCGGAGTCTGCGCACGGGTTTAGGATCGTGACCCCTTCCGCCCGCGTCGTCGATCATGGCACCCGCTTTGCCATCAACGTGGAATCGGACACCGGTGCCACACGCACGCACGTCTTTGAGGGACTGGTGGAGGTGGAGCACCCTACGACCGACAAGGTGGTACAACTACGCACCGGCCAAAAAAATCGTGTCGAAGGAGATCATCTGGACCCCGTGAGTCTGGGACCCGTGGAGGAACGGTGGTCCGCCCAACCCGCCACGGTGCTCCAACGGGGCAGGGAATGGAAGCTGATCTCTACCAGGGACGGCCGAGGCAAAGACGGGTACACCGCATCCGTTATCAACGAGCATACCTCCACCACTCAACTGCTGGTGAAATCGTCTGAGCAGAAGAGTGGTCCTCGCCGCAAAGCCTACCTTGGTTTTGATCTCTCCACTATCCCTCGCCAGAACATCAACGCTGCGGAACTCATCCTAACCTTTGAACCCACAGGGTGGGGGCTGGCCTCCGCCGTCCCCGACTGTGAATTTGAAGTCTATGCCATCACCCGTGAGGAACTCGAAAACTGGGATCCTAACCACCTCCCGTGGGCTTCTGCACCTGCCAATGTGACAAAAGGAAATGCAGTGGACCTCGCTGCCGCCCGACTGCTGGGAAGCTTCACGGTCCCCCGCGGGGTCCAGAAAGGTGAGTTCACTCTCCAAAGTGAAGCCTTGCGAGATTTCCTCCGGGAAGACGCCAACGGTCAGGTGACGTTGATGATCTTCCGCAAGACAATAGAGATCAACGACAACGGCCTGGTGCACGGCATGGCATCCTCCAGGCATCCGTACCTGCCGCCCCCTACTCTGGCGCTCAAGCTGGCAGACCCCTGA
- a CDS encoding Gfo/Idh/MocA family protein, whose product MKRRRFLAKASATALSPLAFPAVVRCAAPNSKLQVASIGVARMGGNTMRSVSTHGKVQIVALCDVDERHLAQGAREFPKARRFRDWRDLLANHADQFDAITIGTPDHMHAPMAVLALRARKHVYLQKPMAPTVHECRVIAREAAKAGVVTQLGNQGRSSIESRLMIELLRTKAIGPIKEVILWENKPLNWWPANTNLRKRSDPIPTGLDWDAWLGVRDARPYHDSTYHPQFWRAWRDFGVGELGDMGCHHFDSTVDGLNLAPPSRVRQTATGESGEGLWAKQRRVEFEFGGQAANDLIDGDTLKLSWTDGDLTPDPSRIPLPQGMTKFPVSGGIWIGTKGSILKPYTVRPFVMPESSFPAEKYPKGFGRQDHYHDWVDAILQNGKSCADFAHAARLTETVLLGTLAEHAPGQWLEWDRSSMTVPHRPELNAHIKRPYRNGWQVEGLG is encoded by the coding sequence ATGAAACGCCGCCGCTTTCTTGCCAAAGCTTCAGCCACCGCTCTGAGCCCACTGGCGTTTCCTGCCGTCGTCCGGTGCGCGGCCCCCAACTCCAAACTGCAGGTGGCATCCATTGGCGTGGCCCGAATGGGGGGCAACACCATGCGCAGCGTCTCCACCCACGGGAAGGTTCAGATCGTGGCCTTGTGTGACGTGGACGAACGCCACCTCGCCCAAGGAGCCCGGGAGTTTCCCAAAGCGAGAAGATTTCGGGACTGGCGTGATCTGCTCGCCAACCACGCAGACCAGTTCGACGCAATCACGATTGGCACGCCAGACCACATGCACGCGCCCATGGCCGTGCTGGCGCTGCGAGCCCGGAAGCATGTCTATCTCCAGAAGCCGATGGCCCCCACCGTGCACGAGTGCCGGGTGATCGCCCGGGAGGCGGCCAAAGCGGGCGTCGTCACTCAACTGGGCAATCAGGGGCGGTCCAGCATCGAGAGCCGCCTGATGATCGAATTGCTCCGCACCAAGGCGATCGGCCCTATCAAGGAAGTGATCCTGTGGGAGAATAAACCGCTCAACTGGTGGCCAGCCAACACGAACTTGCGCAAGCGGTCCGATCCCATCCCCACTGGACTGGACTGGGATGCCTGGTTGGGTGTTCGAGATGCCCGCCCCTATCATGACAGCACCTACCACCCCCAGTTTTGGCGGGCTTGGCGCGACTTCGGCGTCGGAGAATTGGGGGACATGGGCTGCCACCACTTTGACAGTACGGTGGACGGTCTCAATCTGGCCCCACCCTCCCGCGTCCGCCAGACCGCCACGGGCGAGTCCGGCGAAGGCCTCTGGGCGAAGCAGCGCCGGGTGGAGTTCGAATTCGGCGGACAAGCCGCCAACGACCTGATCGACGGGGACACTTTGAAGCTGTCCTGGACGGATGGCGACCTGACGCCTGATCCTTCCCGAATCCCCTTGCCGCAGGGCATGACCAAATTCCCCGTTTCAGGTGGGATTTGGATTGGCACCAAAGGCTCCATTTTAAAGCCCTACACCGTGCGCCCCTTCGTGATGCCGGAGAGCAGTTTCCCGGCGGAAAAGTATCCCAAGGGATTCGGCCGCCAAGATCACTACCATGACTGGGTTGACGCCATTTTGCAGAACGGGAAGTCCTGCGCCGACTTCGCTCATGCCGCCCGGCTTACAGAAACCGTGCTGCTGGGCACCCTCGCCGAGCACGCCCCCGGCCAGTGGCTGGAGTGGGACCGCTCCAGCATGACCGTGCCACATCGACCCGAGCTAAACGCGCACATCAAGCGCCCCTACCGGAATGGCTGGCAGGTGGAGGGATTGGGGTGA
- the trpD gene encoding anthranilate phosphoribosyltransferase — protein sequence MQELEKHLKAGNDLTPAQVREAAAFLLDPEPEATCKASFLRTLAQKGEKPAEIAGFVNEFLEHALSPGIDPATLSGPMLDVVGTGGDKLNLFNVSSTAMFILAAGGVSIVKHGNRGITGKSGGADVLEALGVKIDLPPAELARCVRDVGIGFVFAQIYHPAFKAVLEARKLLAAEGQRSIFNILGPLLNPARPPYQLVGVFDEKLVPVFAEILQRLGRKAAWVVYGRTEDGRGMDEISTLGQNTIAKIENGTISHLEMDAADHGFPKGSLSELEGGSASENADVLEGVLAGTIKGARRDLAVLNAAAGFVIVGKATDIRQGRAMAEELLDRGAAHAKLRALHDWI from the coding sequence ATGCAAGAACTGGAGAAACATCTGAAAGCCGGAAACGATTTGACGCCCGCCCAGGTGAGGGAAGCTGCAGCCTTCCTCCTTGATCCGGAGCCTGAGGCCACCTGCAAGGCGTCATTTCTGCGTACTCTGGCCCAGAAAGGGGAGAAGCCTGCTGAAATTGCTGGGTTCGTGAATGAGTTTCTGGAGCATGCGCTGTCTCCCGGGATTGATCCGGCCACGCTTTCCGGACCGATGCTGGATGTCGTGGGCACAGGAGGGGACAAGCTGAACCTGTTCAACGTCTCCAGCACAGCCATGTTCATTCTCGCTGCGGGCGGGGTGTCGATCGTCAAGCACGGGAATCGTGGCATCACTGGCAAGAGCGGCGGAGCGGATGTGCTGGAGGCTCTGGGGGTGAAGATCGATCTTCCTCCCGCTGAGCTCGCCCGCTGTGTGCGCGATGTGGGGATCGGCTTTGTTTTTGCCCAAATTTATCATCCCGCTTTTAAGGCGGTTTTGGAGGCCCGGAAACTCCTCGCCGCGGAGGGGCAGCGTAGCATCTTCAATATTCTGGGCCCCTTGCTGAATCCCGCAAGACCGCCTTACCAACTGGTGGGGGTGTTTGATGAAAAGCTGGTGCCGGTTTTTGCAGAAATCCTTCAGCGCTTGGGGCGGAAGGCGGCTTGGGTCGTCTATGGGCGCACGGAAGACGGACGCGGTATGGACGAAATCTCCACGCTTGGCCAGAACACAATTGCGAAGATCGAGAACGGTACTATCAGCCACCTTGAGATGGATGCCGCCGACCATGGCTTCCCCAAAGGCAGCCTGAGCGAACTGGAAGGTGGGTCCGCCTCTGAAAACGCTGATGTTTTGGAAGGGGTGCTCGCGGGAACCATCAAAGGTGCCCGGCGGGATCTCGCGGTGTTAAACGCGGCTGCTGGCTTTGTCATTGTCGGCAAGGCCACCGACATCAGGCAGGGCCGCGCTATGGCCGAGGAGCTGCTCGATCGGGGTGCGGCTCATGCGAAGCTGCGGGCGCTGCACGATTGGATTTAG
- a CDS encoding YqgE/AlgH family protein produces MNLDDSKPESLSGSLLVASPALRDPNFFHTVLLLASHNTEDGAFGYILNRPLDKRVADLLDDKDLGRLGEVPVFLGGPVGTNKLSFAAFNWNSKKRELRMQTHLSTEQAMKELDKGRSVRGFVGYSGWSEGQLENELEQNSWITCAPLSKIVTAQPSTDLWTTVLDDLGPYYKLLARMPADPSLN; encoded by the coding sequence ATGAATCTTGACGACAGCAAGCCTGAATCTCTCAGTGGTTCGCTGCTGGTGGCCTCCCCAGCATTGCGGGATCCCAACTTCTTTCACACGGTGCTTCTCCTTGCCTCGCACAACACCGAGGACGGAGCGTTTGGCTACATCCTGAACCGGCCGCTGGACAAGCGAGTGGCAGACCTCCTGGATGACAAGGATCTGGGACGTCTTGGCGAAGTTCCCGTATTCCTCGGCGGGCCGGTAGGCACCAACAAGCTTTCCTTTGCCGCATTCAACTGGAACTCCAAGAAACGGGAATTGCGGATGCAGACCCACCTGTCCACGGAACAAGCGATGAAGGAGCTGGACAAGGGCCGGTCGGTGCGGGGTTTTGTGGGCTATTCCGGGTGGTCAGAGGGCCAACTGGAGAATGAGCTGGAACAGAATTCCTGGATCACCTGCGCTCCGCTCTCCAAAATCGTAACGGCCCAGCCATCGACCGACTTGTGGACAACGGTGCTCGACGACCTGGGCCCCTACTACAAACTCCTGGCTCGCATGCCTGCGGATCCGTCGTTGAACTGA
- the metG gene encoding methionine--tRNA ligase yields MPKPYYITTAIDYTNAPPHIGHAYEKVLADVMARFQRLNGREVYFLTGVDQHGQKVQKSADKAGVSPQQFVDDISQKFIELWAKLGVQYDGWAATTAEPHKKVVRAMLQKLHDAGQLYKQSYTGFYSVRQEQFLTDKERGPDGTFGEEWGEVVELQEENWYFKLSEHVDWLRAYIKSHPDFIFPAFRTNDVLNALENSVGQDLCISRPQERLSWGIPLPFDERFVNYVWFDALTNYISFAGYLSDEVGNEGLPEFQSIWPADAHVIGKDILVPAHAIYWPIMLHALGFPDDQMPKLIVHGWWNIKGQKMSKTLGNVVDPNEVSNVFTPEALRYYLMRDMSTGYDADLSEERMQIAYNELAKGLGNLLNRALNMCQKYREGVLSTGGGYDDEVNLALRQTVAAAPAAYVEEMNNWAIHNGIAEAWKIVTHANQFVDMTQPFKLAKDPEQAARLDSVLYHLAEALAHVSILLSPIMPEACKKLQFQLGWTPAEGFQVKDLAWGLLSEGHQLGQPVPLFPRIEFGEAEAK; encoded by the coding sequence ATGCCCAAGCCCTATTACATCACGACCGCCATTGACTACACCAATGCACCGCCGCATATCGGCCATGCTTATGAGAAGGTGTTGGCGGACGTCATGGCCCGCTTCCAGCGGCTGAACGGGCGCGAGGTGTACTTTCTCACCGGGGTGGACCAGCACGGCCAGAAGGTGCAGAAGAGCGCTGACAAAGCAGGCGTGAGTCCACAGCAGTTCGTGGACGACATTTCCCAGAAGTTCATCGAACTGTGGGCAAAGCTGGGCGTGCAGTACGACGGTTGGGCTGCCACGACGGCGGAGCCTCACAAGAAAGTCGTCCGTGCCATGCTGCAAAAGTTGCACGACGCCGGTCAGCTTTACAAACAGAGCTACACGGGCTTCTACAGTGTGCGTCAGGAACAGTTCCTCACGGACAAGGAGCGTGGGCCTGATGGCACTTTTGGTGAGGAATGGGGTGAGGTGGTTGAGCTCCAGGAAGAAAACTGGTACTTCAAACTCAGCGAGCATGTGGACTGGCTGCGTGCCTACATCAAGTCCCACCCGGATTTCATCTTTCCCGCCTTCCGGACCAACGACGTCCTCAATGCGCTTGAAAACTCGGTGGGCCAGGATCTCTGTATCTCCCGCCCCCAAGAGCGCCTGAGCTGGGGTATCCCGCTGCCGTTCGACGAGCGTTTTGTGAACTATGTGTGGTTCGATGCGTTGACGAATTACATCAGCTTTGCCGGGTACCTTTCGGACGAGGTCGGCAATGAGGGGCTTCCTGAGTTCCAGAGCATTTGGCCTGCGGATGCCCATGTCATTGGCAAGGACATTCTGGTGCCGGCGCATGCCATCTACTGGCCCATCATGCTGCATGCCCTGGGCTTCCCGGATGACCAGATGCCCAAGCTCATTGTCCACGGCTGGTGGAACATCAAGGGGCAGAAGATGAGCAAGACTCTCGGAAATGTGGTGGATCCCAATGAGGTGTCCAACGTGTTTACTCCTGAAGCCCTGCGCTACTATCTCATGAGGGACATGTCCACTGGCTACGATGCGGACCTCAGTGAGGAACGCATGCAGATTGCTTACAACGAGCTAGCCAAGGGACTTGGCAACCTCCTGAACCGGGCGCTCAACATGTGCCAGAAATATCGCGAGGGCGTCCTCTCCACGGGCGGCGGGTATGACGACGAGGTCAACCTGGCGCTCCGTCAGACCGTGGCTGCGGCTCCTGCGGCCTATGTCGAGGAAATGAACAACTGGGCGATTCACAACGGGATCGCTGAGGCGTGGAAGATTGTGACCCATGCCAACCAGTTCGTGGACATGACCCAGCCGTTCAAGCTGGCCAAGGACCCGGAACAGGCTGCCCGCCTGGACAGCGTGCTCTACCATCTGGCCGAAGCACTCGCTCATGTCAGCATCCTGCTGAGCCCCATCATGCCAGAAGCCTGCAAGAAATTGCAGTTCCAGTTGGGGTGGACGCCTGCGGAAGGGTTTCAGGTGAAGGATCTGGCTTGGGGGCTGCTGTCGGAAGGGCATCAGCTCGGCCAACCGGTGCCCCTATTCCCGCGTATTGAGTTCGGGGAAGCGGAGGCCAAGTAG
- a CDS encoding tetratricopeptide repeat protein gives MSDNPDRDFLYDEASGLVAIGEIEEAVTLYRRSVELDPAYFDGWHALGMALLKSGQVKEAIGAGLMATTLRPNDLLAWTALSQMYVKNGQIAEAEDAKGKARILSLGGKVVQAPKDGV, from the coding sequence ATGAGTGACAACCCCGATCGTGACTTTCTCTATGACGAGGCCAGTGGCCTCGTCGCCATCGGAGAAATTGAGGAGGCCGTGACCCTCTACCGACGCTCCGTGGAGCTGGATCCGGCCTACTTTGACGGCTGGCATGCCCTGGGCATGGCCCTGCTGAAATCGGGACAGGTCAAAGAGGCCATCGGTGCGGGCCTGATGGCCACCACCCTCCGCCCGAACGATCTTCTCGCCTGGACCGCCCTGTCCCAGATGTACGTGAAAAATGGCCAGATTGCCGAGGCGGAAGACGCCAAAGGCAAAGCTCGGATCCTGTCTCTGGGGGGGAAAGTGGTGCAGGCTCCCAAAGACGGAGTCTAG
- a CDS encoding peptidyl-prolyl cis-trans isomerase: MLEFLRRQTKPIMISLAAIIIIAFTFWGGQTNRKEPGMHSAEDTAFTIYGKEHTFAEQSRLERLYRLAYGMGLSSPTGRGDFASTMGFVVQKYQAEGMIPVDFAFNLLVLREELEKNGVQATNEEAREAFRKLPIFQNKDGNFDGNVAEQFQNNIGALGLRDTDVFDVLRDWIGFKRLHEIVAGNAVLNNNVSKQLYASTFQTVKAASIPFITDDFKKDAKPTDEEIAKYYEEKKEAFKTAPKRAVSYVLFAKPDVEKLNAEDTVKARNEFAARVNDFGVAAIAPGAKLEDVAKTAKVELKTEPLFTMEAPPEALKEEPGLVSEIFRIDPQNRPVSDPVEGAKGYYFFSVTQEEEPKQQELAEVKEKVAEQLTSQKAQELMTKAASEARKKLEESIKGGKTFDEAAKEANLTPQQLPEFSPSNPLMDRTNGREIAAETRTTPAGHFTKPLPTENGVLLVYVISKELRKRDDGASTKANIEKSLDGMMQGDIFRAWFQRRRDEGKENAEPLQRRLLGIQ, encoded by the coding sequence ATGCTCGAGTTTCTTCGCCGCCAGACCAAGCCCATCATGATCTCGCTTGCCGCGATCATCATCATTGCGTTCACCTTCTGGGGAGGGCAGACCAACCGGAAAGAGCCGGGCATGCATTCCGCAGAGGACACCGCCTTTACGATTTACGGCAAGGAGCACACCTTTGCTGAGCAGTCCCGCTTGGAACGACTCTACCGTCTGGCCTATGGCATGGGGCTTTCTTCCCCCACGGGGCGCGGCGACTTCGCCAGCACCATGGGTTTTGTGGTTCAGAAATACCAGGCTGAGGGGATGATCCCCGTGGACTTTGCGTTCAACCTCCTGGTGCTTCGTGAGGAACTGGAGAAAAACGGCGTGCAAGCCACCAACGAAGAAGCTCGTGAAGCCTTCCGGAAGCTGCCCATTTTCCAGAACAAGGACGGGAACTTCGATGGCAACGTGGCCGAGCAGTTCCAAAACAACATCGGCGCGTTGGGGCTGCGTGACACCGATGTCTTCGACGTTCTGCGTGACTGGATTGGCTTCAAGCGCCTGCACGAGATTGTCGCTGGCAACGCGGTGCTGAACAACAATGTTTCCAAGCAGCTCTACGCTTCCACCTTCCAGACGGTCAAAGCCGCCTCCATCCCCTTCATCACGGACGACTTCAAAAAAGACGCCAAGCCGACGGATGAAGAGATTGCCAAGTATTACGAAGAGAAAAAGGAAGCTTTCAAAACCGCACCCAAGCGCGCTGTCTCCTATGTGCTGTTCGCGAAGCCGGATGTGGAAAAGCTCAATGCAGAAGACACTGTCAAAGCCCGCAACGAGTTTGCTGCCAGGGTGAACGACTTCGGGGTGGCAGCGATCGCCCCTGGGGCAAAGCTTGAAGACGTGGCCAAAACCGCCAAGGTGGAACTCAAGACGGAGCCTCTCTTCACCATGGAAGCTCCCCCTGAGGCCCTGAAAGAGGAGCCCGGCCTGGTCTCCGAAATCTTCCGCATCGACCCCCAAAACCGTCCGGTGAGTGATCCTGTGGAGGGGGCCAAGGGCTACTATTTCTTCAGCGTGACCCAGGAAGAAGAGCCCAAGCAGCAGGAGTTGGCTGAGGTGAAGGAAAAGGTCGCAGAGCAGCTCACCAGCCAGAAAGCCCAGGAACTGATGACCAAGGCGGCCAGCGAGGCTCGCAAGAAGCTTGAGGAATCCATCAAAGGCGGCAAGACGTTCGATGAAGCGGCCAAGGAAGCCAATCTCACGCCTCAACAGCTGCCTGAGTTCTCCCCGTCCAACCCGCTGATGGATCGCACCAACGGACGCGAAATTGCTGCCGAAACTCGTACCACGCCAGCAGGCCACTTCACAAAGCCCCTGCCGACTGAGAACGGCGTTCTGCTCGTGTACGTGATCTCCAAGGAACTTCGCAAGCGTGATGACGGCGCATCTACCAAGGCTAACATTGAGAAGTCCCTCGACGGCATGATGCAGGGTGACATTTTCCGTGCTTGGTTCCAGCGTCGCCGTGACGAGGGCAAGGAAAATGCCGAGCCGCTTCAGCGCCGACTTCTTGGCATTCAGTAA